The following proteins are co-located in the Manihot esculenta cultivar AM560-2 chromosome 7, M.esculenta_v8, whole genome shotgun sequence genome:
- the LOC110619224 gene encoding uncharacterized protein LOC110619224 isoform X2: MVLDIFISIFTEVIKEPIMEFVVVPIKRHISYPFTYKSKVEKLHHEAGRLKNRTVKLQQAVEEATRKGEEIYDSVNKWLIDAGKAIEEAEECIQGEEQAKKRCFVGLCPDLKTRYQLSKKAEKKALAIHELASEDDHNPISFRPPLQQIVAPSVYAREGLNSRELFLEKVMDALLDPDLNMIGVYGLGGVGKTTLAKQVHRKAIEENLFDVVAMIAVNQTPELRRIQSEIADILGLKFDVEEIPGRANRLYERLKKELEKEKKVFIILDDIWKKLDLNAVGIPFGDGFKGCKILLTSRRQDVLSREMGTQKELKLDVLQDEEARSLFEITVAGAKDSELPPIAAEIAKKCAGLPLLLLTVATDLRNRELYAWNDKLKQLSEFDNEEIYSKVHTILESSYNNLCSNEVKSFFLLCGLLGQSNIEIQSLLKYIMGLSLFKNITVEEARNKLHYLIDTLKAQSLLQDGDMYGFVKIHDVVRDTALSITSREQHAFIVTSGKELMKFPNKDCTRISLQYCDIENLPQGWECPKAEALFLFTEVFCLGIPHQFFKGIRNLEVVDFTGIHFVSLPSSLAFLSNLHTLCLHRCQLDDLAIIGDLKQLRVLSFANSYVVELPKKIEQLTRLKVLDVSNCSKLKMIPANALSKLSELEELYMSNSFVEWEADGNNASLAELEKLSQLTTSEMQILDDKILPKHLFSNGLQSFRILIGDNWDWDGNYKTSRTLKLKLKASIHSGYGIKVLLRETEDLCLDEVRGAENLLYDIEGDGFPKLKYLRVQNNHVIQHIIDSSKWAACDVFPILISLILENLMKLEKICHGRLTSGSFNKLEILQVRNCERLTHLFSLSTIKCLLQLQEMEVEACPKMEAIVIDESENSNEVLEFNRLHSLNLRNLPNLKTFHSKMKAPPKIEEFLSEREIDTHLSLFSKTVSFPNLEDLVLYSVGCEKIWHDQLSATSSKLESLFVKDCNELKHLFTVSIVKRLLQLKTLQIYDCSSMEEIILIEEFIKEEDERMNQILFPKLDRLSLHALPKLIRFCIGYQIEFQSLRDLDIESCDALMCLVPGVPHTGMMEKQDNIEMNQNQNQNAEIQSLFNGMVGFPNLERLSLFRINELKKIWHRPLAANSFFKLKSLDVNDCQKLMAVFPSNDLERFRRMEGLRVSNCASLQEIYQLEGFNVDEAFELRSLDIAGLRSLKHVWRKDAQEVFSFQKLKSVTVSYCDVLNYLFPASIAESFLQLEELTISTCGVEDIIAKPEDVEQAPYYHFKFPQLTVLQLIDLSELRSWYPGTHIFECQKLTSLYIRNCHKIIKFSSQEIHEEGRQPLLFLEKMSPNLEELTLEHKDLIAIQQGQFFSKLKMLTLINLQNKSRPFIIGFLERLYSVETILVQGHNTSEELEELFSCEGLDGEEEEHARTLARVKNLKLDGLYNLKHIWDPDSGLKPLLQYLETLTVFWCGSLINIAPSSSSFQNLATLDVVYCEGLANLITASTAKSMVHLTEMTVRRCDMMTEIVTRDGDDHTEDEIINFDKLKRLELDGLPGLISFCSGNNTFNFPTLENVTVNGCSRMKIFAFGLLNTPKLRGILLEYQQRWEGNLNATLAEMRVDRYFKASEFPELWHDGMQGRLLRNVERLEVDKCAMYNKAIPSNVLVFLNKLEELEVKDCDSAELVFDLEGLSTHDALLPQLCELQLTSLPMLRHLWNKDPRGILEFKNLKWLHVGNCSSLKYIFTWSMALCLMQLEKIEIYNCKMIEGIIEKEGAADKMILLPSLKSVVLKCLPRFFRLCSGWSNVECSLLEEMSIHKCPSLKNIFATQTPVNTIDELHTPFLRKMFPNLKKFSLDKKSTITILGFQFPTGFFSKVKVLELSFFLNKYHVPLFSLLPIFPNLERFEVLDSSLNELLPFEELVGDQEDITIIPQIRDLKLKNLPDLKHIWNPDGQLHDPLLQSLETLKIKSCADLIVLAPSCVSLGNLKTLKVYECNTLANIFTSAAAKSMVQLETLIVRSCNMLTEIIGGVEEDGSTDEIVFSKMKTLELEYLQNLTCFCLGSYTFNFPSLERVDVFRCPKLRTFTVRQLSAPKIHGVFAGLRSNRTFHWEGDLNATIEQIYMKYVGFKGIHDVQLSNFPMLKEKWHGQFPFENLEDLERLVVDKCAFFSNAISSNLLMHLSCLNELAVERCDLVEELFELEGLNADECDVGLLESLEELRLIDLPRLVHVWNKDPQGIMSFENLTLLQVENCSSLTNIFTLSMASGLVNLQHLEVKLCNLVEHIITKEAEEEIAKDNTIFPSMESMSLECLPNLSSFYSASDVLKCSSLKRIEMVGCPNMELLASKFCKEHDLSMIAEGNGERIAASSGGKVVIPSLEDRGM; this comes from the exons atggtTCTCGATATCTTTATCTCCATCTTCACTGAGGTCATTAAAGAACCCATCATGGAATTTGTTGTTGTCCCAATCAAACGACATATCAGCTACCCTTTCACCTACAAGAGCAAGGTTGAGAAACTCCATCATGAGGCTGGGAGATTGAAGAACAGAACAGTCAAGTTGCAGCAGGCTGTTGAGGAGGCTACAAGGAAAGGGGAAGAGATCTATGACAGTGTTAACAAGTGGCTGATCGATGCAGGCAAAGCTATTGAAGAAGCTGAGGAATGTATCCAAGGCGAAGAGCAAGCGAAAAAGAGGTGTTTCGTTGGATTATGTCCTGATTTGAAGACACGCTACCAGCTTAGCAAGAAAGCAGAGAAGAAAGCTCTGGCAATTCATGAGCTTGCGAGTGAAGACGACCATAATCCAATTTCCTTCCGTCCCCCTCTACAGCAGATAGTTGCCCCGTCAGTATATGCTCGTGAGGGCTTGAATTCAAGAGAGTTGTTCTTGGAGAAAGTTATGGATGCACTATTAGATCCAGATCTTAATATGATCGGGGTGTATGGACTTGGAGGTGTGGGTAAGACCACCCTAGCAAAACAGGTCCATAGAAAAGCTATAGAAGAGAACCTGTTCGACGTCGTGGCTATGATTGCTGTAAATCAAACACCAGAACTCCGAAGAATTCAATCGGAGATCGCTGATATCCTGGGCTTGAAATTTGATGTGGAGGAAATACCTGGAAGAGCTAATCGGCTATATGAGAGGTTGAAGAAAGAGttggagaaagagaagaaggtaTTTATAATTCTTGATGATATTTGGAAAAAACTTGATTTAAATGCAGTAGGAATTCCCTTTGGAGATGGTTTCAAAGGATGCAAAATACTTCTCACCTCAAGGAGACAAGATGTGTTATCTCGCGAGATGGGCACACAGAAAGAATTAAAGCTCGACGTTCTACAGGACGAAGAGGCCCGGAGTTTGTTTGAAATAACTGTAGCAGGTGCTAAAGATTCAGAATTGCCCCCTATCGCCGCAGAGATTGCTAAAAAATGTGCAGGATTGCCTCTTCTACTGCTCACAGTGGCGACAGACTTGAGAAATAGAGAGTTATACGCGTGGAATGATAAGTTGAAACAGCTATCCGAGTTTGACAACGAAGAAATCTATTCGAAAGTGCACACGATTCTGGAGTCAAGCTACAATAATTTGTGTAGCAATGAAGTCAAGTCGTTTTTTTTGCTTTGTGGTCTGTTAGGACAATCTAATATTGAAATCCAGTCCTTGCTGAAATACATTATGGGTCTTAGtttattcaagaacatcactgtGGAAGAAGCAAGAAACAAACTACATTATCTGATTGATACTCTTAAAGCGCAGAGTTTATTGCAAGATGGCGACATGTATGGATTCGTAAAAATCCATGATGTTGTTCGAGATACTGCTCTCTCGATTACATCTAGAGAGCAGCATGCGTTTATAGTTACAAGTGGCAAGGAGTTGATGAAATTCCCAAATAAGGATTGCACCAGAATTTCTCTGCAGTATTGTGATATTGAAAATCTCCCCCAAGGATGGGAGTGCCCAAAAGCAGAGGCACTATTCCTTTTCACAGAAGTTTTTTGTTTGGGAATCCCACATCAGTTTTTCAAGGGCATTAGAAACCTGGAAGTAGTGGATTTTACTGGGATCCATTTTGTGTCCCTCCCTTCATCGCTCGCTTTCCTATCCAACCTTCATACCCTTTGCTTGCATCGATGCCAACTGGACGACTTAGCTATCATTGGAGACTTGAAGCAACTACGAGTTCTTAGTTTTGCAAACTCCTACGTTGTTGAGTTGCCCAAAAAAATAGAGCAACTGACTCGACTAAAAGTCTTAGATGTGAGCAATTGTTCCAAACTCAAAATGATTCCAGCAAATGCCTTATCAAAGCTGTCGGAGCTTGAAGAACTGTACATGAGTAATAGCTTTGTTGAGTGGGAGGCCGATGGGAACAATGCAAGCCTTGCTGAGTTGGAAAAGTTGTCTCAGTTGACTACCTCGGAAATGCAAATACTGGATGACAAGATATTACCAAAACACTTGTTCTCCAATGGCCTGCAGAGCTTTAGAATACTGATTGGGGATAACTGGGACTGGGATGGCAACTATAAAACCTCCAGAACGCTGAAACTTAAGCTCAAGGCAAGCATTCATTCAGGATACGGGATTAAAGTGCTATTGAGGGAGACTGAAGATTTATGCTTAGATGAAGTGAGGGGGGCTGAGAACTTGTTGTATGATATTGAGGGGGATGGCTTTCCAAAATTGAAGTATCTCCGAGTCCAAAATAATCATGTCATTCAACATATCATCGATTCGTCAAAGTGGGCAGCATGTGATGTCTTTCCAATTTTAATCTCTTTGATTTTGGAAAATTTAATGAAGTTGGAGAAAATCTGCCATGGTCGACTCACATCAGgatcttttaataaattagaaattttacaAGTGAGAAATTGTGAGAGATTGACGCATCTCTTTTCATTATCTACCATCAAGTGTCTTTTGCAACTACAGGAAATGGAAGTGGAAGCTTGTCCTAAGATGGAAGCTATTGTTATTGATGAAAGTGAAAACAGTAATGAAGTGCTTGAGTTCAATCGCTTGCACTCCTTGAATTTGCGAAATCTTCCGAATCTTAAAACTTTTCACAGCAAAATGAAGGCGCCACCGAAAATTGAGGAATTTCTATCAGAACGGGAGATTGATACTCACTTATCACTTTTCAGCAAAACG GTTTCTTTCCCCAACTTGGAGGATCTTGTATTATATTCAGTTGGTTGTGAAAAGATATGGCACGACCaactttctgcaacttcttcaaaATTAGAGAGCTTGTTTGTCAAAGATTGCAACGAGTTGAAGCATTTATTTACAGTTTCAATTGTTAAAAGACTCTTGCAGCTCAAAACACTTCAAATTTATGATTGTAGTTCCATGGAAGAGATAATACTAATAGAGGAATTTATAAAAGAGGAAGATGAGAGGATGAATCAGATACTCTTCCCTAAATTGGACAGGCTGAGTCTACATGCTCTTCCAAAGTTGATTAGATTCTGCATTGGATATCAAATTGAATTTCAATCTCTTAGAGACTTGGACATAGAGAGTTGCGATGCATTGATGTGTTTGGTCCCCGGTGTCCCTCATACAGGCATGATGGAAAAACAAGATAACATAGAGATGAATCAGAATCAAAATCAGAATGCTGAAATTCAATCTCTCTTCAATGGAATG GTTGGTTTTCCTAACTTAGAGAGATTGAGTCTCTTCCGCATAAATGAGTTGAAAAAGATATGGCACCGCCCACTTGCGGCAAATTCCTTCTTTAAACTGAAATCATTGGATGTTAATGATTGCCAGAAATTGATGGCTGTTTTTCCATCAAATGATTTGGAAAGATTCCGAAGAATGGAGGGGTTGCGTGTGAGCAATTGTGCTTCATTGCAAGAGATATATCAACTTGAAGGGTTCAATGTTGATGAAGCATTTGAGTTGAGAAGTTTAGATATAGCTGGACTGAGATCGTTGAAGCATGTATGGAGGAAGGATGCACAAGAAGTTTTCAGTTTTCAAAAATTGAAATCAGTTACAGTTTCATATTGCGATGTTCTAAACTACCTGTTTCCAGCCTCCATAGCCGAGAGTTTTTTGCAGCTTGAAGAGCTTACAATAAGTACCTGTGGGGTTGAGGATATTATAGCAAAGCCTGAAGATGTGGAACAAGCCCCttattatcattttaaatttcCTCAACTAACAGTCCTTCAACTTATAGATCTATCAGAATTAAGGAGTTGGTATCCAGGAACACATATTTTTGAATGTCAGAAATTGACAAGTTTATATATTCGTAATTgtcacaaaataataaaattcagtTCCCAAGAAATACACGAAGAAGGCAGACAACCCCTACTTTTTTTGGAAAAG ATGAGTCCCAACTTGGAGGAATTGACTTTAGAGCACAAGGACTTGATTGCGATACAGCAAGGACAATTCTTTTCTAAACTCAAAATGCTTACTTTGATCAACTTACAGAACAAATCACGCCCTTTTATAATTGGTTTCCTTGAAAGATTATATTCTGTGGAAACAATTTTGGTACAAGGTCATAATACTTCAGAAGAGTTAGAAGAGTTGTTCTCATGTGAAGGACTTgacggagaagaagaagaacatgCCAGGACACTTGCACGAGTGAAAAATTTGAAGCTAGATGGCCTTTATAATTTAAAGCATATATGGGACCCAGACTCCGGACTGAAACCACTTCTTCAGTATCTCGAGACTTTGACTGTATTTTGGTGTGGTAGTTTGATCAACATAGCACCATCCTCATCATCTTTCCAAAATCTAGCAACTCTTGACGTGGTTTACTGTGAAGGATTGGCAAACTTGATAACAGCGTCTACAGCCAAGTCCATGGTGCATCTCACCGAAATGACAGTACGACGTTGCGATATGATGACAGAAATAGTGACCAGAGATGGAGATGATCATACAGAGGATGAGATTATTAATTTCGACAAACTGAAACGTTTGGAACTTGATGGTCTGCCTGGTCTCATCAGCTTTTGCTCCGGGAATAATACCTTCAATTTTCCAACTTTAGAAAATGTTACCGTCAATGGATGCTCTCGGATGAAGATTTTCGCTTTTGGACTTCTAAATACACCAAAACTACGAGGAATACTCCTGGAATATCAACAGCGTTGGGAGGGAAACCTTAATGCAACACTAGCAGAAATG AGAGTTGACCGATATTTTAAAGCATCTGAATTTCCTGAGCTCTGGCATGATGGGATGCAAGGGAGACTCTTACGCAATGTAGAAAGGCTTGAGGTGGATAAATGTGCAATGTATAACAAAGCTATACCATCCAATGTACTGGTGTTTTTAAACAAGTTGGAAGAGCTTGAGGTGAAAGACTGTGATTCAGCAGAACTAGTATTTGATTTGGAAGGGCTATCTACTCATGATGCGCTGCTTCCCCAACTATGTGAATTGCAATTAACAAGTCTTCCAATGTTGAGACATTTATGGAACAAGGATCCCAGAGGAATTTTAGAATTCAAGAACCTAAAGTGGCTTCATGTTGGAAACTGTAGCAGCTTGAAGTATATTTTTACCTGGTCGATGGCATTGTGCCTCATGCAACTAGAAAAGATAGAAATATACAATTGTAAGATGATTGAAGGAATCATAGAAAAGGAGGGAGCAGCTGATAAGATGATATTATTGCCTTCATTGAAATCTGTAGTTCTTAAATGTTTGCCTAGATTTTTCAGATTGTGTTCAGGATGGAGTAATGTGGAATGTTCATTGTTGGAGGAGATGAGCATACATAAATGTCCAAGCTTAAAGAATATCTTTGCCACACAGACACCAGTGAACACAATTGATGAGCTTCATACACCTTTTCTTCGTAAG ATGTTTCCAAATTTGAAAAAGTTTTCGTTGGACAAGAAGTCTACCATAACCATACTTGGATTTCAATTTCCAACAGGCTTCTTTTCCAAAGTAAAAGTTCTTGAATTGAGTTTCTTTCTAAACAAATATCATGTTCCTCTGTTTAGTTTACTTCCAATATTCCCCAATctcgaaagatttgaagttctTGATTCTTCTCTCAACGAGCTACTTCCATTTGAAGAACTGGTTGGTGACCAAGAAGATATCACTATAATCCCACAGATAagagatttaaagcttaaaaatcttccTGATTTGAAGCACATATGGAATCCAGATGGCCAACTGCATGACCCATTACTTCAGTCTCTTGAGACTCTTAAGATAAAGTCTTGTGCAGATTTGATTGTTTTGGCACCATCCTGTGTGTCTTTGGGAAATCTGAAAACTCTCAAAGTATATGAATGCAACACATTGGCAAATATTTTTACATCAGCCGCAGCCAAAAGTATGGTACAACTTGAGACATTGATTGTAAGATCTTGCAATATGTTGACCGAAATAATAGGAGGTGTTGAAGAGGATGGATCAACTGATGAGATTGTTTTCAGTAAAATGAAAACATTAGAACTTGAATATTTACAGAACCTCACATGCTTCTGCTTGGGCAGTTACACTTTCAATTTTCCATCTTTAGAACGAGTGGATGTTTTCAGATGCCCCAAGTTGAGGACTTTCACTGTCCGCCAGCTGAGCGCACCAAAGATACATGGTGTATTCGCAGGCCTCAGATCCAATCGAACATTTCATTGGGAAGGCGATCTCAATGCGACCATTGAACAGATTTACATGAAATAT GTTGGATTTAAAGGGATACATGATGTTCAACTCTCCAACTTTCCCATGCTGAAAGAAAAATGGCATGGCCAATTTCCATTCGAGAACTTGGAGGACTTGGAAAGATTGGTGGTGGACAAGTGTGCATTTTTCTCAAATGCCATATCATCAAATCTACTAATGCACTTGTCCTGTTTAAATGAGTTGGCTGTAGAAAGATGTGATTTAGTAGAAGAGCTGTTTGAATTAGAAGGGCTAAATGCTGATGAATGTGATGTTGGGTTATTGGAGTCTCTAGAAGAATTGAGGTTAATTGATTTGCCTAGATTGGTGCATGTGTGGAACAAGGATCCTCAAGGAATTATGAGCTTTGAAAACCTAACATTGTTGCAAGTTGAGAATTGTAGCAGCTTGACTAATATATTTACTCTGTCCATGGCTTCGGGTCTTGTAAATCTCCAACATTTGGAagtaaaattatgtaatttggTGGAACATATCATcacaaaagaagcagaagaggaaATAGCAAAGGATAATACCATATTTCCATCAATGGAGTCCATGAGTCTAGAGTGTTTGCCTAACTTGTCAAGTTTTTATTCTGCAAGCGATGTTCTGAAATGCTCATCCTTGAAAAGAATTGAGATGGTTGGCTGTCCAAACATGGAGCTATTAGCTTCTAAATTTTGCAAAGAACATGATCTAAGCATGATTGCTGAGGGAAATGGAGAAAGAATTGCAGCCTCTTCTGGCGGGAAG GTTGTCATCCCAAGTTTA GAAGATAGAGGAATGTGA